Proteins encoded together in one Variovorax paradoxus EPS window:
- a CDS encoding nucleotidyltransferase family protein: MTMKATKANSPLVIVLASGRGERFIAAGGTGSKLKALLAGKPVLEHTLDAVRASGLPWHLEDVGHPGMGDSIAAAVRATPDAVGWLILPGDLPLVRPETLQAVAAALNGRVNAVQPQFMGERGHPVAFAAGCRAQLAALEGNLGAAPVLRAMRAIDSVADLAVDDAGIVTDIDTPEALARAEALWLERAAR, translated from the coding sequence ATGACGATGAAGGCGACAAAAGCGAACTCTCCCTTGGTGATCGTGCTGGCCTCGGGCCGGGGCGAGCGCTTCATTGCCGCCGGCGGCACGGGCTCCAAACTGAAGGCCCTGCTCGCGGGCAAGCCGGTGCTGGAGCACACGCTCGATGCGGTGCGCGCGAGCGGTCTGCCGTGGCACCTGGAAGACGTGGGCCATCCGGGCATGGGCGACTCGATTGCCGCCGCGGTGCGCGCCACGCCCGATGCTGTCGGCTGGCTGATCCTGCCGGGCGATCTGCCACTGGTGCGGCCCGAGACATTGCAGGCGGTGGCTGCTGCGCTCAACGGCCGGGTGAACGCCGTGCAGCCGCAGTTCATGGGAGAGCGGGGCCATCCGGTCGCTTTTGCCGCCGGATGCCGCGCACAGCTCGCGGCGCTGGAGGGAAACCTGGGCGCGGCGCCGGTGCTGCGCGCCATGCGGGCCATCGATTCGGTCGCCGACCTCGCGGTGGACGATGCCGGCATCGTCACCGACATCGACACGCCCGAGGCCCTGGCGCGCGCCGAGGCCCTGTGGCTCGAACGCGCAGCGCGCTGA
- the pdxH gene encoding pyridoxamine 5'-phosphate oxidase, whose product MTSPLSNEALAALRKSYERAELGEAHSAGDPLKQFERWLTEAIDAQVPEPNAMTLCTVGSDLRPSSRIVLIKGYDARGIVWYTNYESRKGRELSGNPYASLQFHWVELERVVRIEGRVEKASADESDAYFASRPLDSRIGAWASPQSEVISGRDVLVKNAAVAAAKHLLSPPRPPHWGGYRLVPDRWEFWQGRKSRLHDRLRYRLEGSDWVRERLAP is encoded by the coding sequence ATGACTTCCCCTCTCTCCAACGAAGCGCTCGCCGCGCTGCGCAAGAGCTACGAGCGCGCCGAGCTCGGCGAGGCCCACAGCGCGGGCGATCCACTGAAGCAGTTCGAACGCTGGCTCACCGAGGCCATCGATGCGCAGGTGCCCGAACCCAATGCGATGACGCTGTGCACCGTCGGCAGCGACCTTCGGCCCTCCAGCCGCATCGTGCTCATCAAGGGCTACGACGCGCGCGGCATCGTCTGGTACACCAACTACGAAAGCCGCAAGGGCCGCGAGCTCTCGGGCAATCCGTATGCATCGCTGCAGTTCCACTGGGTCGAACTCGAGCGCGTGGTGCGCATTGAAGGCCGCGTCGAGAAGGCCAGTGCCGACGAGAGCGACGCCTACTTCGCGAGCCGCCCGCTCGATTCGCGCATCGGCGCCTGGGCCAGCCCGCAGAGCGAAGTGATCAGCGGACGCGATGTGCTGGTGAAGAACGCAGCCGTGGCCGCGGCGAAGCACCTGCTCTCGCCGCCGCGCCCGCCGCACTGGGGCGGCTACCGGCTGGTGCCGGATCGGTGGGAGTTCTGGCAGGGCCGCAAGAGCCGGCTGCACGACCGGCTGCGCTACCGGCTCGAAGGCAGCGACTGGGTGCGCGAGCGGCTCGCGCCCTGA
- a CDS encoding OmpA family protein — MMNTTTTRRVRTALRVLTLCAAALAAACANRPAPSNAMPFDQAVNQAVDDLIVQTQKLPAFLAKVESLSQRRIVIDPLLEGASGQQTEVTRVAEQRIVQRMQAQFKQFTVTPFNTAELGSAQYVLNGTLMRDKDATAGGRYRLNLALTEIKSGMVIAQSVARISDATLDTRPTAFFRDSPVNGKDRGVEGYIRTAETQPGQAADALYLERLPTSTVLQEATAAYEAGRMSEALGRYEAASKRPDGQQLRIYSGLYLTQSQLGRTADAEKTFGTIARLGLETNNLSVKFLFKPGSTDFLGDPKISAAYPMWLRQIARQAAQIDSCVVVTGHTSRTGSESVNERLSLQRAVSVKSKLVTEAPPLAKKLRESGMGFRENIVGTGADDASDALDRRVEFKVVGCEA, encoded by the coding sequence ATGATGAACACCACCACCACTCGACGGGTCCGCACCGCGCTGCGCGTGTTGACCCTGTGCGCCGCCGCGCTCGCCGCCGCCTGCGCGAACCGCCCCGCGCCCAGCAACGCGATGCCCTTCGACCAGGCCGTCAACCAGGCAGTGGACGACCTGATCGTGCAGACACAGAAGCTGCCGGCTTTTCTTGCGAAGGTGGAGTCGCTCTCGCAGCGCCGCATCGTGATCGACCCGTTGCTCGAGGGCGCGAGCGGCCAGCAGACCGAGGTGACGCGCGTGGCCGAGCAGCGCATCGTGCAGCGCATGCAGGCGCAGTTCAAGCAGTTCACCGTGACGCCGTTCAACACCGCCGAACTCGGCAGCGCGCAGTACGTGCTCAACGGCACGCTGATGCGCGACAAGGACGCCACCGCCGGCGGACGCTACCGCCTGAACCTCGCGCTCACCGAAATCAAGAGCGGCATGGTGATCGCGCAGTCGGTCGCGCGCATCAGCGACGCGACGCTCGACACCCGGCCCACCGCGTTCTTTCGCGACAGCCCGGTGAACGGCAAGGACCGCGGCGTGGAGGGCTACATCCGCACCGCCGAAACCCAGCCGGGGCAAGCGGCCGATGCGCTGTACCTCGAACGCTTGCCGACATCGACCGTGCTGCAGGAAGCAACTGCCGCGTACGAGGCCGGGCGCATGAGCGAAGCGCTGGGCCGCTACGAGGCGGCGTCGAAGCGGCCCGACGGGCAGCAGTTGCGCATCTACAGCGGGCTGTATCTCACGCAGTCGCAACTGGGCCGCACGGCCGATGCGGAAAAGACCTTCGGCACCATCGCGCGCCTGGGCCTGGAAACGAACAACCTGAGCGTCAAGTTCCTGTTCAAGCCGGGCTCGACCGATTTCCTCGGCGACCCGAAGATCAGCGCCGCCTATCCGATGTGGCTGCGCCAGATCGCACGCCAGGCGGCGCAGATCGATTCGTGCGTGGTGGTGACGGGGCACACGAGCCGCACGGGCTCGGAGTCGGTCAACGAGCGGCTGTCGCTGCAGCGCGCGGTGAGTGTCAAGTCGAAGCTGGTGACCGAGGCGCCGCCGCTCGCGAAGAAGCTGCGGGAGTCGGGCATGGGCTTCAGGGAGAACATCGTCGGCACCGGAGCCGACGATGCGAGCGACGCTCTGGATCGTCGCGTCGAATTCAAGGTCGTCGGCTGCGAGGCTTGA
- a CDS encoding AEC family transporter has protein sequence MNSFVISSLLPVVILIAAGYLAGRRRWIGANAVKDLSNLIFLLLAPALLFRAMSTVHVQELSLKPVAAYFIASGLLFAGTLALRGFNRTAAVLALANTYSNTVMIGIALVGLAYGEAGMVVLLTLISLHSLVLMTSATLVLELAVAREHAVVSGEEKRSMARTVLRALRNAIIHPVPLPIIAGLLFAQTGLVMPEVIDKPIQLLGQAFGPVALVMVGITLALTPIGRHWRGALVQALVKNLLHPLLVAGIGWLLGVRGIPLTVMVVAAALPIGANVFLFSQRYRTAEDLVTASVAVSTVLALGTLTLVMIWVQWLP, from the coding sequence GTGAACTCCTTCGTCATCTCCTCGCTGCTCCCCGTCGTCATCCTCATCGCCGCGGGCTACCTGGCCGGCAGGCGCCGATGGATCGGCGCTAACGCGGTGAAGGACCTGTCGAACCTCATCTTCCTGCTGCTCGCGCCCGCGCTGCTGTTCCGCGCGATGAGCACGGTGCATGTGCAGGAGCTCAGCCTCAAGCCGGTCGCCGCCTACTTCATCGCCTCGGGCCTGCTGTTCGCCGGCACGCTCGCGTTGCGCGGATTCAACCGCACGGCCGCGGTGCTCGCGCTCGCCAACACCTACAGCAACACCGTGATGATCGGCATCGCGCTCGTCGGCCTCGCCTATGGCGAGGCAGGCATGGTGGTGCTGCTGACGCTCATCTCGCTGCATTCGCTGGTGCTCATGACCAGTGCCACGCTTGTGCTCGAACTGGCCGTCGCGCGTGAGCATGCGGTGGTGAGCGGCGAAGAGAAACGCTCGATGGCGCGCACCGTGCTGCGTGCCTTGCGCAACGCCATCATCCACCCGGTGCCGCTGCCGATCATTGCGGGCCTGCTGTTCGCGCAGACCGGGCTCGTGATGCCCGAGGTGATCGACAAGCCCATCCAGTTGCTCGGCCAGGCCTTCGGCCCGGTGGCGCTCGTCATGGTGGGTATCACGCTCGCGCTCACGCCCATCGGGCGGCACTGGCGCGGCGCGCTGGTGCAGGCGCTCGTGAAAAACCTGCTGCATCCGCTGCTGGTCGCCGGCATCGGCTGGCTGCTCGGCGTGCGCGGCATCCCGCTCACCGTGATGGTGGTGGCGGCGGCGTTGCCCATCGGCGCCAACGTGTTCCTGTTCTCGCAGCGCTACCGCACGGCCGAAGACCTCGTCACGGCCAGCGTGGCCGTGTCGACGGTGCTGGCGCTGGGCACGCTCACGCTCGTGATGATCTGGGTGCAGTGGCTGCCCTGA